From Candidatus Dormiibacterota bacterium, a single genomic window includes:
- a CDS encoding methyl-accepting chemotaxis protein → MDSETVASAAREFRQRVRAFQRGMWRSGLAALSCVGIIAAVLGNFSALELLYVAVLIAAFGTVAYWLASVVDRHELSYVRRRLADESALDFPSAVRRLRNFAWHVAAIYVACYVVGAIVVVGGANALAGLPLAKNLGVGVFAAFAGAAIDVVLSTLNAETLVADLIAILCRVRDRAPPLAGRSRGGIGRRFTIVVFMVVAVLVATMSGAGVRLFGDFVSGRSSASAVLREGAWDAAALFVVILAVGLLATHALSRSIARPILRTVSLLERFRAGDIVEDPGLFGEPRVPHEAGLLVAAVADANAALGRLASGGERLAGGDLSVQLVPSSDRDMVAIAFRKVVDAMRTVVSDVRTTAELLENSADALRVRAEEFAGDARANATDLARAVLTVGTLDETVAGVAEGAVDLSSMAARAKDTAERLGAAAQNNAAGLDQLTRTAAATIDAAGDARDIFESAGRSADDAALAITEADRTAQDTEVVMSELVSGIDSLRLTSEQIGSITEKIDEIADQTNLLALNAAIEAARAGEHGRGFAVVADEIRKLADSSATATREISTLIRAVQQEIDRAVFVARRGNEAVAHGRVKTSQVARALVQIVDNVKAVRARIDAVVLAQREQKGATDSLVDSTRLVERLTSDNAQLAKTLAKLAGDLRGSSAQGQQAARSTIEDVQAVASRGEGIAAASAELKALTLSLRDEADRIRAAIAGFSPAERLPPTSGNGAKRALR, encoded by the coding sequence ATGGATTCCGAAACGGTGGCGTCGGCCGCGCGGGAGTTTCGACAACGCGTACGCGCTTTCCAGCGCGGCATGTGGCGCAGCGGCCTCGCCGCGCTCTCGTGCGTCGGCATCATCGCCGCCGTCCTTGGCAACTTCTCTGCGCTCGAGCTGCTGTACGTCGCGGTCCTCATCGCCGCGTTCGGCACGGTCGCGTATTGGCTGGCCTCGGTCGTCGACCGGCACGAGCTGTCCTACGTCCGGCGTAGGCTCGCCGACGAATCCGCCCTGGACTTCCCGTCGGCGGTCCGGCGCCTACGAAACTTCGCGTGGCACGTAGCGGCGATCTACGTCGCGTGTTATGTCGTCGGCGCAATCGTGGTCGTCGGAGGCGCAAACGCATTGGCAGGTCTGCCCCTCGCCAAGAACCTTGGCGTAGGCGTTTTCGCGGCTTTCGCTGGAGCGGCAATCGACGTGGTACTCAGCACGCTCAACGCCGAGACGCTGGTTGCCGATCTCATCGCGATCCTTTGCCGCGTCCGCGATCGCGCTCCGCCGCTCGCCGGGCGGTCGAGAGGCGGAATCGGTCGCCGTTTCACGATCGTGGTGTTCATGGTCGTCGCGGTGCTCGTCGCCACGATGTCCGGCGCCGGCGTGCGTTTGTTCGGCGACTTCGTTTCGGGCCGGAGCAGCGCTTCCGCCGTGCTGCGCGAAGGGGCGTGGGACGCAGCCGCGCTCTTCGTCGTCATTCTCGCCGTCGGCCTCCTCGCGACCCACGCGCTCTCTCGTTCGATCGCGCGTCCCATCTTGCGCACGGTCTCGTTGCTCGAGCGATTTCGCGCCGGCGACATCGTCGAAGACCCGGGTCTCTTCGGCGAGCCGCGCGTGCCCCACGAGGCGGGGCTGCTCGTGGCCGCGGTGGCCGACGCGAATGCCGCACTCGGCAGGCTCGCGAGCGGCGGCGAGCGCCTTGCAGGCGGCGATCTTTCGGTGCAGCTCGTCCCGAGCAGCGATCGCGACATGGTTGCGATCGCCTTCCGCAAGGTCGTCGACGCGATGCGTACGGTGGTGAGCGACGTGCGCACGACGGCAGAGCTGCTCGAGAACTCCGCCGACGCACTGCGCGTGCGCGCGGAAGAGTTCGCAGGCGACGCTCGCGCGAACGCAACCGACCTCGCGCGCGCCGTGCTCACCGTCGGGACGCTCGACGAAACCGTTGCCGGCGTTGCCGAAGGCGCGGTCGACCTTTCGTCGATGGCGGCGCGCGCGAAAGACACTGCAGAACGCTTGGGAGCGGCCGCGCAGAACAATGCTGCCGGGCTCGACCAGCTCACGCGCACGGCGGCCGCAACGATCGACGCTGCCGGGGACGCGCGCGACATCTTCGAGTCCGCGGGACGCAGCGCCGACGACGCCGCACTCGCCATCACCGAGGCCGACCGCACCGCGCAAGACACGGAAGTCGTGATGAGTGAGCTGGTCTCAGGGATCGATTCCCTTCGCCTGACGTCCGAGCAGATCGGGTCGATCACCGAGAAAATCGACGAGATAGCGGATCAGACGAATCTTCTCGCGCTCAACGCTGCAATCGAGGCGGCGCGTGCGGGCGAGCACGGGCGAGGGTTCGCGGTCGTTGCCGACGAGATTCGCAAGCTTGCCGATTCGTCGGCGACCGCTACGCGCGAGATCTCGACGTTGATTCGCGCGGTGCAGCAAGAGATCGATCGCGCCGTGTTCGTCGCGAGGCGTGGAAACGAAGCCGTCGCGCACGGGCGCGTCAAGACGTCGCAAGTCGCACGAGCTCTCGTGCAGATCGTGGACAACGTGAAGGCCGTACGCGCGCGGATCGACGCCGTCGTGCTCGCGCAGCGCGAGCAAAAAGGCGCCACCGACTCGCTGGTCGACTCGACCCGTCTGGTCGAGCGCCTAACGTCGGACAACGCGCAGCTCGCGAAGACTCTTGCGAAGCTGGCGGGAGATTTACGCGGTTCCTCGGCGCAAGGTCAACAGGCAGCGCGATCGACGATCGAGGACGTGCAGGCCGTTGCCAGCCGCGGCGAGGGAATCGCGGCGGCCTCCGCCGAGCTCAAAGCGCTCACGCTTTCGTTGCGGGACGAGGCGGATCGTATTCGCGCGGCTATCGCAGGCTTCTCTCCCGCGGAGCGTTTGCCGCCGACGTCAGGCAACGGCGCGAAACGCGCCCTACGTTGA
- a CDS encoding DUF302 domain-containing protein, with protein MPSYGNQVKTTLPYSAAVERVKALLREEGFGVLCEIDVAATVREKLGETFRPYCILGACNPQLAHRAISAEPQIGLLLPCNVVVQELDGATSVSAVDAGAMLAIVGNPQLDGVASDVNARLKRVLDAISST; from the coding sequence ATGCCCAGCTATGGAAATCAGGTAAAAACCACACTCCCGTATTCGGCGGCCGTCGAGCGCGTCAAGGCCCTCCTCAGGGAAGAAGGCTTCGGCGTGCTCTGCGAGATCGACGTCGCAGCAACGGTTCGAGAAAAACTCGGCGAGACGTTTCGTCCGTATTGCATCCTCGGCGCGTGTAATCCTCAGCTCGCACATCGTGCGATCTCGGCCGAACCGCAGATCGGTCTGCTGCTCCCGTGCAACGTCGTCGTTCAAGAATTGGACGGCGCGACGTCGGTCTCCGCGGTCGATGCGGGCGCGATGCTCGCGATCGTGGGGAACCCGCAGTTGGACGGCGTCGCGAGCGATGTGAACGCGCGCCTAAAACGCGTGCTCGACGCGATCTCGTCAACGTAG
- a CDS encoding aldo/keto reductase, with amino-acid sequence MEFTQVADTGLCPSRIGLGTWAMGGWMWGGADDDAAIATIARAFDAGITLIDTAPVYGQGHSEEVVGRALSGRRERVTVATKVGLRWDDRGGVTRDASAARIQQEVEDSLRRLRTDYIDIYQVHWPDPRVPMEETATAMDALYRSGKIRAIGVSNFSPIQMDAFRRFAPLHTVQPPYNLFERGAERDVLPYAKEHGIAALTYGAICRGLLSGRMRADSVFTGDDLRRDDPKFQPPRFAQYLRAVERLDALARERFGRRVIHLALRWVLDQPWISVALWGARRPDQVDALSGALGFALDDASKREIERIVDGEVTDPIGPEFMAPPLETSAV; translated from the coding sequence ATGGAGTTCACGCAGGTAGCAGACACGGGGCTGTGCCCTTCACGCATCGGCCTCGGAACGTGGGCGATGGGCGGATGGATGTGGGGAGGCGCTGACGACGATGCGGCTATTGCTACGATCGCTCGAGCGTTCGATGCCGGCATCACGCTCATCGACACCGCTCCTGTCTATGGACAGGGACATTCGGAGGAGGTCGTCGGTCGGGCCCTGTCCGGGCGGCGAGAGCGCGTGACCGTCGCTACGAAAGTCGGTCTGCGATGGGACGATCGCGGCGGCGTCACGCGTGACGCCTCGGCGGCGCGCATTCAACAGGAGGTTGAAGATTCGCTGCGGCGCCTCAGAACCGATTACATCGACATCTATCAAGTGCATTGGCCCGATCCCAGGGTTCCGATGGAAGAGACGGCGACGGCGATGGATGCGCTCTACCGCAGCGGCAAGATCCGCGCCATCGGCGTAAGCAACTTTTCGCCTATACAGATGGACGCGTTTAGGCGCTTTGCGCCGCTGCATACCGTGCAGCCGCCATACAACCTCTTCGAGCGTGGAGCGGAACGCGATGTGTTGCCGTACGCGAAAGAACATGGAATCGCGGCGCTGACGTATGGAGCGATCTGCCGCGGGCTGCTCAGTGGCCGCATGCGCGCCGACTCTGTGTTCACCGGCGACGATCTTCGACGCGACGATCCCAAGTTTCAACCGCCTCGCTTCGCGCAGTATCTGCGCGCGGTCGAGCGCCTCGACGCCTTGGCGCGCGAGCGCTTCGGCAGGCGCGTCATCCATCTCGCGCTACGGTGGGTGTTGGATCAGCCCTGGATCAGCGTCGCGCTCTGGGGCGCCAGGCGGCCGGATCAAGTCGATGCGCTCTCCGGCGCGCTCGGGTTTGCGCTCGATGATGCATCGAAGCGTGAGATCGAGCGCATCGTGGACGGCGAGGTGACCGATCCGATCGGTCCCGAATTCATGGCGCCGCCACTCGAGACGAGTGCCGTATGA
- a CDS encoding NAD(P)-dependent oxidoreductase: MKRVGVAGLGKMGSAIACNLLDHGYSVSVWNRTTATAEELASAGAVVCPDIASLVSGVDAVIAMLWDDAVAREVTLSQIIPAAKKGQLVVESSTLSPQMYEMLAQAAAQREIDFLACPVIGSITEARAGALITLPGGTQQAYDRANLLLEAMASTVTYTGSPLASGYVKLASNSVLGIIAEAAGELLRVSDRAGVDRALAIEMILHAFARAPGKKEQLLERDSKPRFSVGALLKDLRLAEAAYAKVDAPAPILDCVLPSFERAVGAGLSDADYIAVALAIEESGLPAR; the protein is encoded by the coding sequence ATGAAGCGCGTTGGAGTTGCCGGCCTCGGCAAGATGGGAAGCGCGATCGCGTGCAATCTCCTCGATCACGGCTATTCGGTATCGGTGTGGAACAGAACGACGGCGACTGCAGAAGAACTCGCCTCGGCGGGCGCGGTCGTTTGCCCGGACATCGCATCACTCGTAAGCGGAGTCGATGCCGTTATCGCGATGCTTTGGGACGATGCGGTCGCTCGAGAGGTTACGCTCAGCCAAATCATTCCTGCCGCGAAAAAAGGCCAGCTCGTCGTCGAGTCGTCGACGCTCTCACCGCAGATGTACGAAATGCTCGCGCAGGCGGCGGCACAACGCGAGATCGACTTTCTCGCGTGTCCGGTTATCGGGAGCATAACGGAGGCCCGCGCCGGTGCGCTCATTACGCTGCCGGGCGGTACGCAACAGGCGTACGATCGCGCCAACCTGCTCCTCGAAGCGATGGCGTCGACTGTCACGTACACGGGATCGCCGCTGGCAAGCGGTTACGTCAAACTTGCGAGCAATTCGGTTTTGGGCATCATCGCCGAAGCGGCCGGCGAACTCTTGCGCGTAAGCGACCGCGCGGGCGTCGATCGAGCGCTCGCGATCGAAATGATCCTCCACGCGTTCGCGCGTGCCCCGGGCAAGAAGGAGCAGCTGCTCGAGCGAGACTCGAAGCCTCGATTCTCCGTCGGCGCGCTCCTCAAAGATCTCCGGCTCGCTGAGGCCGCGTACGCAAAAGTGGACGCACCAGCACCGATTCTTGACTGCGTGCTGCCGAGTTTTGAACGCGCGGTAGGAGCTGGACTCAGCGACGCCGATTACATCGCGGTCGCACTTGCCATCGAAGAGTCGGGGCTGCCCGCGCGCTAG
- a CDS encoding MFS transporter, whose protein sequence is MPGIDATAVNVALPVLQREMHAGADAIQWVVEGYSLFLCALILVGGSLGDHLGRRRMFLLGVLVFAGASAGCALSQTIAELIAARCLQGIGGALLVPESLALIAASFDERRRGAAIGTWSGFLAATMAIGPLLGGWLVQAVSWRFVFVINLPIALAIVVVTRRYVAESRDERSGRRIDWSGAAIVTAALGLLTYGFIVLQGTHVEMVGFAAVAGGLALFGLFAYLEHRVSAPMVPLEIFASPGFAVANLYTLLLYAALGAALFFVPFDLINVQHYAPVVAGAALLPMILLMALSSRWSGALATRIGARIPLALGALVAGLGFAALGFAGIGGSYWSAFFPAVLLVGIGASTFVAPLTTTVMNSAPLELAGSASGINNAVSRAAGLLAIALLGIVIVSSTHQALRRSDGGLPPAVRHVLEKSSLLSGRAPDRGIPRALRAAAQRSVDRSYAIGFRDAMMTCAILAWISAGIALRLVRPAPA, encoded by the coding sequence ATGCCCGGTATCGATGCAACGGCCGTCAACGTAGCGCTTCCCGTACTGCAGCGCGAAATGCATGCCGGCGCAGATGCGATACAATGGGTCGTCGAGGGTTACTCCCTGTTTCTCTGCGCGCTGATCCTCGTCGGCGGATCGCTTGGAGATCATCTGGGGCGGCGGCGGATGTTCTTGTTGGGCGTGCTCGTCTTTGCCGGCGCATCTGCGGGGTGCGCTCTCTCGCAGACGATCGCCGAGCTGATCGCCGCGCGCTGCCTACAAGGAATCGGCGGCGCCTTGCTGGTGCCGGAGAGTCTCGCGCTGATCGCGGCGTCATTTGACGAGCGCCGCCGCGGCGCCGCCATAGGGACGTGGTCGGGCTTTCTCGCCGCGACGATGGCGATCGGGCCGCTGCTGGGCGGCTGGCTCGTGCAAGCCGTGTCGTGGCGCTTCGTGTTCGTCATCAACCTCCCGATCGCGCTCGCGATCGTCGTCGTCACGCGTCGCTACGTCGCTGAGAGCCGCGACGAACGAAGCGGACGGCGCATCGACTGGTCGGGGGCGGCGATCGTCACGGCAGCGCTCGGGCTGCTCACGTACGGCTTCATCGTGCTGCAGGGCACGCACGTAGAGATGGTGGGTTTTGCCGCGGTCGCGGGCGGCCTGGCGCTGTTCGGCCTGTTCGCGTACCTCGAGCATCGCGTTTCCGCGCCGATGGTTCCGCTGGAGATTTTTGCGTCGCCTGGCTTCGCGGTGGCGAATCTCTATACGCTGCTGCTGTACGCGGCGCTCGGTGCGGCCTTGTTCTTCGTTCCGTTCGATCTGATCAACGTTCAGCACTACGCGCCGGTCGTCGCCGGGGCGGCACTGCTGCCGATGATTCTCCTGATGGCCCTTTCGTCGCGCTGGTCGGGAGCGTTGGCGACGCGTATCGGTGCGCGCATTCCGCTTGCTCTGGGCGCGCTCGTCGCGGGCCTCGGCTTTGCCGCGCTCGGGTTCGCAGGCATCGGCGGCAGCTATTGGAGCGCGTTCTTTCCCGCCGTGCTGCTCGTAGGAATCGGCGCGTCGACGTTCGTCGCACCGCTTACCACGACGGTCATGAACTCCGCACCGCTGGAGCTGGCGGGGAGCGCTTCCGGCATCAATAACGCGGTCTCCCGCGCTGCCGGCTTGCTCGCGATCGCGCTCCTCGGCATCGTGATCGTTTCGTCGACGCATCAGGCGCTGCGGCGCAGCGACGGCGGTCTTCCGCCCGCGGTACGGCACGTGCTCGAAAAGAGCTCGCTGCTCAGTGGGCGCGCCCCGGATCGCGGCATCCCTCGAGCGCTGCGTGCAGCTGCGCAGCGCTCCGTCGATCGATCGTACGCAATCGGTTTCCGCGACGCAATGATGACCTGTGCGATCCTGGCGTGGATCTCGGCCGGGATTGCGCTCAGGCTGGTGCGTCCGGCTCCCGCGTAG
- a CDS encoding GNAT family N-acetyltransferase yields the protein MVQPSSSNGIVVVRLRGAPSRAIVEMFAQSFPRHPVARLELAIERAFFDAFARNAALFVASDGADDVGFLIGGSTPELDATRVHFIRAHAWRIAASSARDASLLRLLLPRVKPAKRFGAAPYAGHQLRFVAVAPNARDRGVGSRLVAAFEESLAGTPGYHAWTLAGPHGASGFFSKLGFQRDVTVGAHLRMWRRLDEADRESTREPDAPA from the coding sequence ATGGTGCAGCCGAGTTCGAGCAATGGCATCGTCGTTGTGCGTCTGCGCGGAGCGCCGAGCCGCGCGATCGTGGAAATGTTCGCACAGAGTTTTCCGCGACATCCGGTCGCGCGTCTAGAGCTGGCAATCGAGCGAGCTTTTTTTGACGCCTTTGCACGCAACGCCGCCCTCTTCGTCGCGTCCGACGGCGCGGACGACGTCGGCTTTCTTATCGGGGGAAGCACGCCCGAGCTCGACGCAACGCGCGTGCACTTCATTCGCGCGCACGCGTGGCGCATCGCGGCGTCCTCCGCGCGCGACGCATCGCTGCTGCGCCTTCTTCTGCCGCGCGTGAAGCCGGCCAAGCGTTTCGGGGCGGCACCGTACGCCGGCCACCAGCTGCGATTCGTCGCGGTGGCTCCCAATGCGCGTGACCGTGGCGTCGGCTCGCGCTTGGTTGCGGCGTTCGAAGAGTCGCTGGCCGGGACGCCCGGCTACCACGCGTGGACGCTGGCCGGCCCGCACGGTGCGTCGGGTTTCTTCAGCAAGCTCGGATTCCAGCGCGACGTAACGGTAGGCGCGCACCTACGCATGTGGCGTCGCCTGGACGAAGCGGACCGGGAGTCTACGCGGGAGCCGGACGCACCAGCCTGA
- a CDS encoding SDR family oxidoreductase has protein sequence MGAYAVEMRFTGKTCIITGGGSGIGRATALRMAAEGGRVAVADLRLDAAQATVEQIRAAKGEATALQCDVGDAAQVQAAISKTVATYGQVHVIVNDAAMMTFAPIVDIADADFFKVVTTNLGSVFFFAKYGVPHMPQGSAIVNLSSVHAHATTENVVPYAASKGAIEAFTRGFSLEMATRGIRVNAVAPGAVDTPMLWNNPNVKSGAEKITGAVGRPEDLAAAICFMSSDDAAFVNGATLIVDGGRLALL, from the coding sequence ATGGGAGCATACGCAGTCGAGATGCGATTTACCGGCAAGACGTGCATCATCACCGGGGGCGGTTCGGGAATCGGCCGCGCCACCGCGTTGCGCATGGCGGCTGAAGGCGGACGGGTCGCCGTCGCCGATTTGCGGCTCGATGCGGCCCAGGCCACCGTCGAGCAGATCCGTGCAGCCAAGGGAGAGGCGACGGCACTCCAGTGCGATGTGGGAGACGCAGCACAGGTGCAGGCCGCGATCTCCAAAACGGTAGCGACGTACGGCCAGGTCCACGTCATCGTCAACGACGCCGCGATGATGACGTTCGCGCCGATCGTCGACATCGCGGACGCAGACTTCTTCAAGGTCGTCACGACCAATCTCGGTTCGGTCTTTTTCTTTGCGAAGTACGGCGTACCGCACATGCCGCAGGGATCCGCGATCGTGAACCTGAGCTCGGTGCACGCCCACGCGACGACGGAGAACGTCGTTCCCTATGCGGCGTCGAAAGGCGCGATTGAGGCGTTTACGCGCGGCTTCAGCCTCGAGATGGCCACGCGCGGCATTCGCGTGAACGCGGTTGCGCCGGGCGCGGTCGACACGCCGATGCTGTGGAACAATCCGAACGTCAAGAGTGGCGCGGAGAAGATCACGGGCGCGGTCGGGCGGCCGGAGGATCTCGCTGCCGCGATCTGCTTCATGTCGTCGGACGATGCTGCGTTCGTCAACGGCGCGACGCTGATCGTCGACGGAGGACGTCTCGCGCTTCTTTAA
- a CDS encoding family 1 glycosylhydrolase has translation MHPFPPDFRFGVATADHQCEAYDGRDDIRDVWEREQELTPRGRATDFWNRYPEDVELARGLGCTAFRLSLAWARLEPAEGVWDEEAFAHYRDVLGTMRAAGMATVVTLHHNTWPVHVQALGGGAGMLDPRFPDRLAAYAGEVAERLGDRIDYYVTLNEPNQLLYGFVKPWFMRTYAMPPGLGPHATSEEQMEALLALIPNLFLAHARARAAIRRVRPAARVGSNPLVLGLPRWLQRLVDRAATRLKSADDLRAQAKRLSQSQILDSGRVDLTIAQLEPTQERMTHVLFSKPYARGYAVAVALGSHTLLNVVNAAVRELWQRGTPSEPARRRLDASVEAIVRRGTLRVGVRASPGVCMRTASGEYEGLEPDLARSIARRIFGDVEPKVEFVPLDGEERIDATRSWRRRFDGFRKAISMFATILGTNWWNLGMAGRLAQFLCPAECVGALDYVGFDYYWGVPSLRPSQLERLFDAAQCRYARAPVWPNILHDILCEQHEDFPGKPIVVIENGCVTSADDVTRAEYIARHLANVQRAAIDGVPIDAYLCWSITSNREWGLPFDGNSDFGLYHIDLDTDPNLTRVATAASARYAQIISRRSAFS, from the coding sequence ATGCACCCGTTTCCTCCCGATTTCCGCTTCGGCGTTGCGACCGCGGACCATCAATGCGAAGCGTACGACGGTCGGGACGACATCCGCGACGTCTGGGAGCGCGAACAGGAGCTGACGCCTCGCGGCAGGGCCACCGACTTCTGGAACCGCTACCCCGAAGACGTGGAGCTCGCGCGCGGTCTGGGCTGCACGGCGTTTCGCCTGTCTCTCGCGTGGGCGCGGCTCGAGCCGGCGGAAGGCGTTTGGGACGAGGAGGCGTTTGCTCACTATCGCGACGTGCTCGGCACGATGCGTGCTGCGGGCATGGCGACGGTCGTAACGCTCCACCACAATACGTGGCCCGTGCACGTGCAGGCGCTCGGAGGCGGTGCGGGGATGCTCGACCCGCGCTTTCCCGATCGTCTTGCAGCGTACGCGGGAGAGGTCGCTGAGCGCCTCGGCGATCGGATCGATTACTACGTCACGCTCAACGAGCCCAATCAACTCCTCTACGGTTTCGTGAAGCCGTGGTTCATGCGGACGTACGCGATGCCGCCCGGGCTCGGCCCGCACGCCACCTCGGAAGAGCAAATGGAAGCGCTGCTAGCACTCATCCCCAATCTCTTTCTGGCGCACGCACGCGCTCGCGCCGCCATACGGCGCGTTCGTCCCGCTGCGCGCGTCGGCAGCAACCCGCTCGTGCTCGGTCTGCCGCGGTGGCTGCAGCGTCTGGTCGACCGTGCGGCGACGCGTCTGAAGAGCGCCGACGATTTGCGCGCGCAGGCCAAGCGGCTCTCGCAATCGCAGATTCTCGATTCGGGCCGCGTCGACCTGACGATCGCGCAGCTCGAGCCGACGCAAGAGCGGATGACGCATGTGCTCTTTTCGAAACCGTATGCTCGCGGCTACGCCGTCGCCGTCGCACTCGGCAGCCATACGCTGCTTAACGTCGTCAACGCCGCCGTGCGTGAGCTCTGGCAACGCGGCACGCCGAGCGAGCCGGCGCGGCGACGCCTCGACGCTTCCGTCGAGGCGATCGTACGGCGCGGCACGCTTCGCGTCGGCGTTCGCGCGTCACCGGGAGTGTGCATGCGCACTGCCTCCGGTGAGTACGAGGGGCTTGAGCCGGATCTCGCGCGAAGCATTGCGCGCCGCATCTTCGGCGACGTGGAGCCGAAGGTGGAGTTCGTGCCGCTCGACGGCGAGGAGCGCATCGACGCGACGCGCTCGTGGCGCCGCCGGTTCGACGGCTTTCGTAAGGCGATCTCGATGTTCGCCACCATTCTCGGCACGAACTGGTGGAATCTCGGCATGGCTGGACGCTTGGCGCAGTTCCTGTGTCCCGCCGAGTGCGTCGGAGCGCTGGATTACGTGGGTTTCGATTACTACTGGGGCGTCCCGTCGCTACGGCCTTCGCAGCTCGAGCGCCTATTCGACGCCGCGCAGTGCCGCTACGCACGTGCCCCCGTGTGGCCGAACATCCTGCACGACATCCTCTGCGAGCAGCACGAGGACTTTCCAGGCAAACCGATCGTCGTCATCGAGAACGGATGCGTGACGAGCGCCGACGACGTCACGCGCGCGGAATACATCGCGCGCCACCTCGCCAACGTGCAACGTGCGGCAATCGACGGCGTTCCAATCGACGCGTATCTCTGCTGGAGCATAACGTCGAATCGCGAGTGGGGATTGCCGTTCGACGGGAATAGCGATTTCGGGCTCTACCACATCGATCTGGATACCGATCCGAACTTGACGCGCGTTGCGACGGCGGCGAGCGCCCGCTACGCCCAGATCATCTCGCGGCGCTCGGCCTTTTCGTGA
- a CDS encoding dihydrodipicolinate synthase family protein, with protein MTLPGVHAAVLTPLTESLEPDAKKATAYYRDLLDQGCDGVVILGTTGEAMSFDVEQRLRFMEAIARSGLPRERITCGTGAASLAGAVRLTRAAFDLGFAAALVLPPFFYRDAGDEGILAFFDTLLARSNPRNGGILLYNFPRMSGITLRAPLVRRLVDAFAGIICGMKESSNDTTLQREVIERHEGFAVFPGSEAYLAQARAYGAAGCISGSVSLWPALAQAVFRTGDPAKEAALAQRRERLSGVAFIPAVRRLTAVARDDASWERAMPPLTPLSPTSVL; from the coding sequence GTGACGCTTCCCGGAGTGCACGCGGCGGTTCTGACGCCCTTGACCGAGTCCCTGGAGCCGGATGCGAAAAAGGCGACGGCGTACTACCGCGATCTTCTCGACCAAGGGTGCGACGGCGTCGTCATCCTCGGCACGACCGGCGAAGCGATGTCGTTCGACGTCGAGCAACGCCTGCGATTCATGGAAGCGATCGCGCGCAGCGGCTTGCCGCGCGAGCGCATCACCTGCGGCACCGGAGCGGCGTCGCTCGCGGGCGCCGTGCGCTTGACGCGAGCCGCCTTCGATCTCGGGTTTGCGGCGGCGCTCGTCTTGCCGCCGTTTTTCTATCGCGATGCCGGCGACGAGGGAATCCTCGCGTTCTTCGACACGCTGCTCGCGCGCTCGAACCCGCGCAACGGTGGGATCCTGCTGTACAACTTCCCGCGCATGAGCGGTATCACGCTACGTGCGCCGCTCGTTCGCCGGCTCGTCGATGCGTTTGCGGGCATCATCTGCGGGATGAAGGAGAGCTCGAACGACACGACGCTCCAGCGAGAGGTCATCGAGCGGCACGAGGGATTCGCCGTCTTCCCCGGCTCGGAGGCGTATCTCGCGCAGGCTCGCGCCTACGGCGCGGCGGGATGCATTTCGGGAAGCGTGAGCCTCTGGCCCGCGCTCGCTCAGGCGGTTTTTCGCACCGGAGATCCGGCCAAGGAAGCGGCGCTCGCGCAACGGCGAGAGCGTCTGAGCGGCGTTGCGTTCATCCCCGCCGTGCGCAGGCTCACCGCGGTTGCGCGCGACGACGCGTCCTGGGAACGCGCGATGCCGCCGCTGACGCCGCTTTCGCCGACATCCGTGCTATAA
- a CDS encoding YceI family protein → MKTRRSVTIAAVLAIACIAATGPGENWTADVARSTATFSTGHLYVSTVTGTIPIKSAELTIPPGSAIPTSLKATLDPAGVDTHDTARDADLRSARFLDVAAYPTMTFESTSVTDIDASRFTVTGNLTLHGVTRPVTLSARYVGESGAGSALRLSYEANATIDRTHWGMTGGAPVVGTSIAIDLKVDVTHG, encoded by the coding sequence ATGAAAACGCGCCGTAGTGTCACGATTGCAGCGGTACTCGCCATTGCCTGCATTGCGGCGACGGGGCCCGGCGAAAACTGGACTGCCGACGTCGCTCGTTCTACGGCGACCTTCAGTACCGGTCACCTCTACGTCTCCACGGTCACGGGCACGATTCCGATCAAGAGCGCGGAGCTGACGATTCCTCCGGGCAGCGCGATACCGACCTCACTGAAAGCGACGCTCGACCCCGCGGGCGTAGACACGCACGACACCGCGCGCGATGCGGACTTGCGCTCCGCACGCTTTCTCGACGTTGCGGCGTATCCGACGATGACGTTCGAGAGCACGAGCGTCACCGACATCGACGCAAGCCGTTTCACCGTCACTGGAAATCTGACACTGCACGGCGTTACGCGTCCCGTCACGCTGAGCGCACGGTACGTCGGAGAGAGCGGCGCCGGGAGCGCGCTGCGCCTCTCGTACGAAGCAAATGCGACGATCGATCGAACGCACTGGGGAATGACGGGCGGCGCGCCCGTCGTCGGAACGTCGATCGCGATTGACTTGAAGGTCGACGTCACGCACGGATAG